In Asticcacaulis sp. SL142, the sequence CCCAAAACCGCCGTGGACCTGGTGCTGATGGACGTCATGATGCCGGAAATGGACGGCCTGACCGCCACGCGCGAAATCAGGAAAAACCCCGACTGGTCTAAGCTGCCGGTGATCATGCTGACCGCCAAGGCCATGAAGGACGATCAGGAACGCTGCATCGACGCCGGCGCCAACGACTATATGGCCAAGCCGCTTGATGTCGAAAAACTGGTCTCACTGGTGCGCGTGTGGATGCCCAGATAGGATCAATAAGATAACCTCATGCCAAACGCCATCGCCCGCACCGAAGACATAGAATTACGCCTGCTGCTGGAGGCGATCTTCCTGAAATATCATTATGATTTCAGGCACTATGCGCTGGCGTCGATCAAGCGCCGCCTCACCCAGGCGCGTGACCGGTTCGGGTGCCGCTCGTTTTCTCAGCTTCAGGATATGGTGCTGAATGAAGCCGGCATGATGGATGAGTTGCTGGGGTATCTGACGGTGCAGGTATCCGAGTTGTTTCGCGACCCGGCCTATTTCCGGGCCATCCGTGAAAAGGTGGTGCCGCATCTTTTGACCTATCCGTCGCTCAAGGTCTGGATCGCGGGCTGTTCGACGGGTGAAGAACTCTATTCCTTCGCGATATTGTTTCGGGAAGAGGGCCTCGAAGACCGCACCCTGTTCTACGCCACGGACATTAATGGCGACTCCCTGCGCAAGGCTGAAATGGGCGTGTATGCCCTCGACCGAATGAAGCTGTTCACTGAAAACCACCGCCTGTCGGGCGGTAAGTCGTCCCTGTCAGACTATTATACGGCAGGCTATGGAGCGGCGACCTTTGATAAATCTCTGCGCAAACGCACGGTATTTTCCGACCATTCTCTGGTGACCGATGCGGTGTTTGCCGAAACCCAGTTTGTGTCCTGCCGCAATGTGCTGATCTATTTCACCAAGGATTTACAAACGCGTGCCATCGGTTTGTTCAAGGACTCCCTGACCCGCAACGGCTTTCTGGGGCTGGGGGCCAAGGAAACCCTGCGCTTTTCGCCCCATGCCGATGAATTCACTGAATTTTCGCGCGATGAACGCCTGTATCAGAAGCGCGGGGGTATCTGATGCCAGAGGCCGCCCATAAACCCTATCGTGCCGTGGTCATCGGTGCGTCTGCCGGGGGATTGAAAGCCCTGTCGGCGATCCTGCCTCACCTGCCCGCCGACTATCCGTTGCCGATCATGGTCGTTATCCATGTGCCGCCGCACCGCCGCAGCCTGATCGCCCCCCTGTTTGAGGAAAAATCGCAGGTGCGCGTGATAGAGGCCGAAGATAAAACCCCGCTGACCGGCGGCGGCGTCTTTTTCGCGCCGCCCGACTATCATTTGCTGGTGGAACGCAGTTTTGAACTGTCGCTGTCGTCCGAAGAACCGGTGCTGTTTTCACGCCCGTCTATTGACGTTCTGTTTGAGACGGCGGCGGATGCTTATGGTGACGGCCTGATTGGTGTTATACTGACCGGGGCGAATAATGACGGGGCAGCGGGCCTTAAGGCGGTGATGGCTTATGGCGGTAAGGGCTTGATCCAGACCCCCGCCACCGCCTTTGCCCGCGCCATGCCCGAAGCGGCGATCGAAGCCTGCCCATCCGCATTGATTTTAGATTTGGACGACATTCTACTGGAACTGAAAAACGCCGCCTGACACCAGCCTGACTATGAATTTACGTAACAGAGACCGAACCTTATATGCCTGAAAGACTGAAAGCGCCTGTTCATATTCTGCTGGTCGATGACCTCGAAGAGAACCTGTTATCTCTGGAGGCGCTGCTGCGACGTGACGGTCTGGTGCTGCTGAAAGCCCGCTCCGGCCCCGAAGCGCTGGAGATTTTGCTTAAGCAGGAAGTCGCCCTGGCCCTGCTGGACGTTCAGATGCCGGAGATGGACGGGTTTGAACTGGCCGAAATGATGCGCGGGTCTGAGCGCACCAAGCGCGTGCCGATCATGTTTTTGACCGCAGGCACGGCAGATCACACCCGCCGGTTCCGGGGTTACGAAGCCGGTGCCGTCGATTTCCTGCAAAAGCCGCTGGAACCGGATATCCTCAAATCCAAGGTCGAGGTATTTTTCGAGCTTTACCGCCAGAAGCAGCACATCGCCGCCCAGCGTGACGCCCTGCAATCGGCGTTCGAGGAAAACGTCCGCCTGCTCAATGAGAGCCGCAAATATGCTGAGGCCCTAAAAGACGCCGACCGCCGCAAGGACGAATTTCTGGCCACCCTCGCCCACGAACTGCGTAACCCTCTGGCCCCTATCCGCAACGGCCTGCACATCCTCAAGATGTCGCCCAACCCCAAGATTGCTGAGGATGTGCGCGACATGATGGACCGCCAGATGACCCATCTGGTACGGCTGATCGATGATCTGCTTGATGTCTCAAGGGTCAGTCAGGGCAAGATCGACCTGCGCCGTGAACGGATCGACCTTCAGGATGTGATCAGGGCCGCGCTGGAAACCAGCCGCCCAGCCATTGATGCCGGCGGCCACGCGTTTAGTCTGGACATGCCGGACGAGGCCATACCGGTAAATGGCGACCTGACCCGGCTGGCGCAGGTGGTGTCAAACCTGTTGAACAACGCCGCCAAATATACCCCTGACGGCGGTAAAATCCGCCTCACCCTAACGCGTGACGATCATGAGGCCCGCATCCATGTGGCCGATACAGGCCTTGGCATCGAAGCCGACATGCTGCCCAAGGTGTTTGAACTGTTTACCCAGGTTGAGCGTAATCTCAACCTGTCGCAGGGCGGCCTAGGCATTGGGCTCGCCCTCGCCCACCGGCTGGTGCAGATGCATGGCGGCACGATCACGGCCGACAGCGCCGGTGAAAATCAGGGCTCGACCTTTACCGTCCATCTGCCGGTCACTGATATCGAAGGCCTCGTCACCGAAGACGCAGCCCCGCAGGTGGCGGGCGGACAGGTGCTGGATGTGCTTGTGGTCGATGACAACCGCGAATCTGCCCAGACGACAAGTTGGATGCTGGAACTGATCGGCCATCAGGCGCGCATGGTTCATGACGGCATGGACGCAATCGCCGCCGCCAAAGCGACCCCGCCCGATGTTATCCTGCTCGATATCGGTATGCCGGGTATGAACGGCTATGAGGTCTGCCGGGAGCTGCGCAAACACACGGCGCTGAAAGACACCATCATCATTGCCCAGACCGGCTGGGGTCAGGAACGCGACCGCAAGACAGCGTTCGAGGCGGGATTTGACCACCATGTCACCAAGCCCGTCAGCCTTGATCGCTTTACGCAGTTGCTGGGGGATATTCAGGGGGCGAAACCGTCACCGGCTGGGGCCTGAACCTTATCCCGCCGCACGGGTGCACCAACTGTCCTTGACCTCTAGCTTGGCGCACAAAACTTGCGCCTCCGCATCGGTATAGACCGGCCCGACCTTTAGCCGCACCAAAACCTTGCCGCCATTGGTGCGTATATTCTGCATCTGCGGGTTAAAGCGCGCGATTTCCGGGTGGACAGCGGTCAGTTTATCCCACGCGACTTGCGCACCCTGACGGGTGGAAAATGAGCCGATCTGGATGGTGCGGCCCTTATTGACGGTCTGGGAAGCCGGTTTGACTTCAGGCTCAGCCACCGCCGAGAGCGGATTTTCAGCAAAGGCCATGGCCGGGGCCACCACCTTGGTCTCAGAGGGTTCGGCCTGCGATAAGATCACACCCTTCGGGGGTTGGTTGCGATCCAGCTCCAGCGGATCAACAATCTGAACCTTAAGGTTATTATATTGCGTAAACAGGCCGCCTTGGCCGACCGCCATGTCGCGGGCAGTGTCGACGATGATGTTGAGCGGCTTATCGTTTTGGCTCCCCCCCTCAGCCTGCGCCAGCACAGGGGCGGCTGAGGGATCGGTTTTCGCCGCCGGTGCCGGTGAGGTCTCATCGACCTGAATGGACTGGATCTGGGCCGCCAGGCGTTGGAAATCCTGACCGTCGCGCTTTGGGCCCTCACACGCGCTCAGGCCGAGGGCGGCGG encodes:
- a CDS encoding CheR family methyltransferase is translated as MPNAIARTEDIELRLLLEAIFLKYHYDFRHYALASIKRRLTQARDRFGCRSFSQLQDMVLNEAGMMDELLGYLTVQVSELFRDPAYFRAIREKVVPHLLTYPSLKVWIAGCSTGEELYSFAILFREEGLEDRTLFYATDINGDSLRKAEMGVYALDRMKLFTENHRLSGGKSSLSDYYTAGYGAATFDKSLRKRTVFSDHSLVTDAVFAETQFVSCRNVLIYFTKDLQTRAIGLFKDSLTRNGFLGLGAKETLRFSPHADEFTEFSRDERLYQKRGGI
- a CDS encoding chemotaxis protein CheB, yielding MPEAAHKPYRAVVIGASAGGLKALSAILPHLPADYPLPIMVVIHVPPHRRSLIAPLFEEKSQVRVIEAEDKTPLTGGGVFFAPPDYHLLVERSFELSLSSEEPVLFSRPSIDVLFETAADAYGDGLIGVILTGANNDGAAGLKAVMAYGGKGLIQTPATAFARAMPEAAIEACPSALILDLDDILLELKNAA
- a CDS encoding response regulator, which translates into the protein MPERLKAPVHILLVDDLEENLLSLEALLRRDGLVLLKARSGPEALEILLKQEVALALLDVQMPEMDGFELAEMMRGSERTKRVPIMFLTAGTADHTRRFRGYEAGAVDFLQKPLEPDILKSKVEVFFELYRQKQHIAAQRDALQSAFEENVRLLNESRKYAEALKDADRRKDEFLATLAHELRNPLAPIRNGLHILKMSPNPKIAEDVRDMMDRQMTHLVRLIDDLLDVSRVSQGKIDLRRERIDLQDVIRAALETSRPAIDAGGHAFSLDMPDEAIPVNGDLTRLAQVVSNLLNNAAKYTPDGGKIRLTLTRDDHEARIHVADTGLGIEADMLPKVFELFTQVERNLNLSQGGLGIGLALAHRLVQMHGGTITADSAGENQGSTFTVHLPVTDIEGLVTEDAAPQVAGGQVLDVLVVDDNRESAQTTSWMLELIGHQARMVHDGMDAIAAAKATPPDVILLDIGMPGMNGYEVCRELRKHTALKDTIIIAQTGWGQERDRKTAFEAGFDHHVTKPVSLDRFTQLLGDIQGAKPSPAGA
- a CDS encoding SPOR domain-containing protein, with the translated sequence MAYLTPVSKAFARKVAVWLLSTAALGLSACEGPKRDGQDFQRLAAQIQSIQVDETSPAPAAKTDPSAAPVLAQAEGGSQNDKPLNIIVDTARDMAVGQGGLFTQYNNLKVQIVDPLELDRNQPPKGVILSQAEPSETKVVAPAMAFAENPLSAVAEPEVKPASQTVNKGRTIQIGSFSTRQGAQVAWDKLTAVHPEIARFNPQMQNIRTNGGKVLVRLKVGPVYTDAEAQVLCAKLEVKDSWCTRAAG